The genomic interval TCGAACCTGGCGGAACCGGAGTACGCGACGGCGATCGGCATGGTGCTGTACGGACATCGCGCGCGTTTGGCAACGGGAGCAAGCAGCGACGGAAGCATTACGGGGAAACTGAAGAGTCTGTTTGCGAGAAGAGGCGCGTGAAGAGGCGCAAGGCGCATGGCTCATGGCAGATGGAAATACAGGTTCCTCGACTCGGATGCGGCTTGTGTTACCGAACGCGGGCGACGCTTACGGCCGCATCCTCGCTCGGAATGACACTTGTTTCGTAACTGACAACTGGCGACTGGCGACTGGTGACTGAATCATGATTGAAGCAAACGACAGCAACGAAGGCATCCGCATCCAGTTCAACGAAGATCCGAAGAACAAGGCCCGGATCAAGGTCATTGGCGTGGGCGGGGGCGGCGGTAACGCCATCAACCGCATGATCGACGCGCACTTGGAGGGCGTGGAGTTCATGGCCGCCAACACCGACCTGCAGGCACTGGAGATGTGCCGCGCCCCCAACCGCCTTCAGCTCGGCGTGAAGCTGACCAACGGCCTGGGTGCGGGCGCGAATCCGGAAACCGGGCGCAAGGCGGCGCTGGAGGACGCGGACAAGATCATCGAGGCGCTCGAGGGCGCGGACATGGTGTTCGTCACTGCCGGACTGGGTGGCGGCACGGGTACTGGGGCGGCGCCGATCATCGCGTCGTTGGCCAGCGAGATGGGCGCGCTCACCGTCGCCGTCGTGACCAAGCCGTTCAGCTTTGAAGGCAAGCGGCGCATGTCGCAGGCAGAGCGCGGATTGAACGAGTTGCTCGATTCGGTGGACACGATGATCGTGATCCCCAACGAGAAGTTGCTCGCCGTCGCCAAGGACGCAGGCTTCTTCGAATCGTTCCGCGTGGCCGACGACATCCTGCGCCAGGCGGTGCAGGGCATTTCCGACATCATCACCATCCCGGGCATCATCAACCGCGACTTCGCCGACGTGAAGGCGATCATGGCCGGCATGGGCTACGCGGTGATGGGAACGTCCTCGGCGAAGGGCGACCAGCGGGCGATGGAAGCGGCGCAGAGGGCAATCGCCTCGCCCCTGCTGGAGGCGGGCGCCATCGACGGAGCGCGCGGCATCCTGATCAACATCACGGGCTCCAGTTCGCTGAAGCTGGCCGAAGTCAACGAGGCGTCGAGCATCATCCAGGGCGCGGCGCATGAGGACGCCAACATCATCTTCGGCGCCGTGCAGGACGAGCGCATGAAGGACGAGGTCAAGATCACGGTTATCGCCACCGGCTTCAAAACCCACCACGGCGATCACCGCGAGCGGATGCATGCGGCGGCACAGGCGATTTCGCACGCCCGCACCGCGGCGGTCTACGAGCATCCGGACC from Candidatus Binatia bacterium carries:
- the ftsZ gene encoding cell division protein FtsZ; translated protein: MIEANDSNEGIRIQFNEDPKNKARIKVIGVGGGGGNAINRMIDAHLEGVEFMAANTDLQALEMCRAPNRLQLGVKLTNGLGAGANPETGRKAALEDADKIIEALEGADMVFVTAGLGGGTGTGAAPIIASLASEMGALTVAVVTKPFSFEGKRRMSQAERGLNELLDSVDTMIVIPNEKLLAVAKDAGFFESFRVADDILRQAVQGISDIITIPGIINRDFADVKAIMAGMGYAVMGTSSAKGDQRAMEAAQRAIASPLLEAGAIDGARGILINITGSSSLKLAEVNEASSIIQGAAHEDANIIFGAVQDERMKDEVKITVIATGFKTHHGDHRERMHAAAQAISHARTAAVYEHPDPVVNQRPEASVLAPAARPAAAAATPSPAPQRENSSIADVKSSVKANYEEDDLDVPAFIRKRNENQ